From Paenibacillus sp. PL2-23:
GAATAGACGGCCGTCACGGACGGATGATGGAGTTGAATACTTCCTGCACTTCTTCCAACTCGCCTGACGGAACCAGAATTTCATATTGCTGTTTGGACAGATTGACGGGCCGGATCTTAACGAAAAAGCCTTCTTCAGTAAGCCGTTTCTTGATGTTCTCTGCCATTTTTGCTGTTGGTGCGATATAGATGACCGTCCACATCCTGGTACCTCCTGAAAAACCGCTTAAGCAAAGTGAACTCGCGCCGCGCAACATAAGCCGCTATGTATGAACCGATGCAGCGAATCCTCGCAGCCCGGTCCCTTGCCTAACGGGTACTCCCGCCAAAAGGCCATATGATGCAATATGATAACACAGCTAAGGCAATTCGGGCAAATGATATTGGATCGCCTTGGGGTCTCCATGCGCGATCCGGGCAGAAGCGGCGGCCGCCAGCCCCGCCACCAGATCGTCAAGAAAAACATGAATTTTTTCGCCCTTCACATTCAGCTGTCGAATAATGCCGG
This genomic window contains:
- a CDS encoding glutamate decarboxylase; this translates as MWTVIYIAPTAKMAENIKKRLTEEGFFVKIRPVNLSKQQYEILVPSGELEEVQEVFNSIIRP